One window of the Triticum dicoccoides isolate Atlit2015 ecotype Zavitan chromosome 3B, WEW_v2.0, whole genome shotgun sequence genome contains the following:
- the LOC119282819 gene encoding probable nucleolar protein 5-1, with product MKRPRRCAVPPPATAQQRPTRRRTADEVMLLLFETPSGFAVFNFFATLIEQPNALEKIWTDFTKIEKAKKVVWLRQFQTIQDSSSAINQRTGVNASLTEMIMKYHCPGQRMAVGEPGYKKIIEERLKITCVYDPTVTELVWGIQIRMRQLVPREKSYLNEYLLFPMSQGLQNILSRYDCNYVNRDMLNERILIMAYALFECDSFENEKTGDLHHAASVIKDVSGIDTDAWGLLKIATAVKKIWCPEEASNSCEFSEHEVSRLFNDADKYEVKLDKDACLKVSRQMIAVFHFRNDKKILLKKYVAQALDAYEAE from the exons ATGAAGCGTCCCCGCCGGTGCGCTGTCCCTCCGCCGGCGACGGCCCAACAACGTCCTACGAGGAGGAGGACAG CTGacgaagtgatgctgctgctgtttGAGACGCCCTCTGGATTTGCAGTTTTCAATTTTTTTGCGACGCTCATTGAACAACCAAATGCCCTGGAG AAAATATGGACTGACTTCACTAAGATTGAGAAGGCGAAAAAA GTTGTTTGGCTGAGACAGTTTCAAACTATTCAGGACAGTTCTAGCGCCATTAATCAAAGAACTGGTGTTAATGCAAGTCTTACTGAGATGATCATGAAGTATCATTGCCCTGGCCAGAGGATGGCTGTTGGAGAGCCTGGATATAAAAAAATTATTGAAGAAAGATTG AAAATAACCTGCGTGTATGATCCAACTGTGACGGAGTTAGTGTGGGGCATACAGATTCGTATGAGACAGTTGGTGCCTAGAGAAAAGTCGTATCTGAATGAATATCTTCTGTTCCCGATGAGTCAAGGACTACAAAATATCTTGAGTCGTTATGATTGTAATTACGTCAACCGGGACATG CTGAACGAGAGAATTCTTATTATGGCTTACGCGTTGTTTGAATGTGACTCATTTGAGAACGAGAAGACTGGAGACTTGCACCATGCAGCTTCTGTCATTAAGGATGTGTCTGGCATCGACACTGATGCTTGGGGCTTACTAAAAATTGCAACAGCTGTGAAGAAGATATGGTGCCCTGAAGAAGCTAGCAATTCTTGTGAG TTTTCAGAACACGAGGTATCGAGGTTGTTCAATGATGCAGATAAATATGAAGTTAAGCTGGATAAGGATGCTTGCTTGAAAGTCTCTAGACAAATGATAGCAGTTTTTCATTTTCGGAATGATAAAAAAATACTATTGAAAAAATATGTTGCGCAAGCTCTGGATGCATATGAAGCTGAATAA